The Puntigrus tetrazona isolate hp1 chromosome 23, ASM1883169v1, whole genome shotgun sequence genome has a segment encoding these proteins:
- the exosc10 gene encoding exosome component 10 isoform X1, translating into MAASSSSASAVKQSDHSSQSEETEEEAEFCPGFKDVDAFVKHGLGAVVSATKASAALPAAGDEFDLYRSFPAFQQFCASQGDQLLHCMSQIMQHHGCRSHMRDRNRLTGLEDRFDLVVDANDAILEKVGILLDEASGVSSTQQPVMPAGYQPPKIVVSSWNRKGGESREKTFHLLHAKNIQRPQLKFKDKVNNSNTPFVSKIFIKPNAVKPLPSYFTNKHIRKERPEDLDVPAALADFIHQQRTKEHVDDMFSHPYQYELNHLVMPESLKCKPDVQLYKPLAESTCQFINTLDDLVALNEKLAKTSEFAVDLEHHSYRSFLGITCLMQISTREEDFIIDTLELRSEMYILNETFTDPAIVKVFHGADSDIEWLQKDFGLYVVNMFDTHHAARGLNLGRNSLDHLLKVYCNENADKRYQLADWRIRPLPTEMLKYAQADTHYLLYVYDRVRADLYDAGNGQPTLVQQVWDRSRDLSLKKYVKPIFTEDLYLELYRKQKKNFNTQQMAAFRLLYGWRDKLAREEDESTGYVLPNHMMMKIAEVLPKEPQGIIACCNPTPPLVRQQINELHRLVKQARETPLLKAEEKKKSMTPKRKPQTTLFGPHDTSRSSESDFLDLSSFETPTKPGVLFSEEDESVNQEEESSHGLIASAKISLFEEDAAAAPAHLTVAQQKAHSIMESFENPFRMYLPSKDIHISKNAKYDPSSKIYEIHNRWKLQSIEQQQKEAEEKRQAKEQAKKARDERKKAKLSYQESVQNVPTVRQQAAKAKQTGQKRERAASDAAEESLKPKIKVSKTESDTSVAEQSTKPAQKKKKQKKVQEPQLPEEDFKPFDYSRSNFKIFDGKTKKSSQFDPNRQTHGPKQKKKGQKKNTVGGRSMSYVPTTSDRGFRHNWPKR; encoded by the exons ATGGCTGCCTCCTCGAGCAGCGCGTCCGCTGTTAAACAGAGCGACCATTCTTCACAGTCCGAGGAAACGGAGGAAGAAGCCGAGTTTTGCCCGGGTTTTAAGGATGTCGACGCTTTTGTCAAG cacgGTCTGGGAGCGGTGGTCTCTGCCACGAAGGCGTCCGCAGCTCTTCCGGCGGCCGGGGATGAGTTTGATCTGTACCGCAGCTTCCCTGCCTTCCAGCAGTTCTGCGCTTCACAGGGAGACCAGCTCCTCCACTG TATGAGCCAGATCATGCAGCATCATGGCTGTAGGTCTCACATGAGAGACAGGAACAGACTGACTGGACTGGAGGACAGGTTTGACCTGGTGGTGGACGCAAACGATGCCATCCTTGAGAAAGTG GGCATTCTCCTGGACGAGGCCTCCGGTGTGAGCTCCACCCAGCAGCCGGTGATGCCTGCAGGATATCAGCCGCCGAAGATCGTCGTGTCCAGCTGGAATCGCAAG GGAGGAGAGAGCAGGGAGAAGACCTTTCACCTCCTACATGCTAAAAACATTCAGCGGCCGCAGCTCAAGTTCAAGGACAAAGTGAATAACAGCAACACTCCGTTTGTCTCCAAAATCTTCATCAAACCCAATGCAGTCAAACCTCTGCCATCAT ATTTCACCAACAAACACATTCGTAAGGAGAGACCGGAGGATTTGGATGTTCCTGCTGCGCTGGCTGATTTCATCCATCAGCAGAGAACGAAAGAGCACGTGGACGACAT GTTCTCTCACCCCTATCAGTATGAACTGAATCACCTGGTGATGCCGGAGAGTCTGAAGTGTAAACCCGACGTCCAG CTGTATAAACCTCTTGCCGAGTCCACCTGTCAGTTTATCAACACTTTAGATGACCTGGTTGCTTTGAATGAGAAGTTAGCGAAGACGTCGGAGTTCGCTGTGGACCTGGAG CATCACTCCTACAGGAGCTTTCTGGGAATCACGTGTCTGATGCAGATATCAACACGAGAGGAGGATTTCATCATAGACACGCTGGAACTGCGCAGTGAAATGTACATCTTAAACGAGACCTTCACTGACCCTGCCATTGTGAAG GTGTTTCACGGCGCTGACTCGGACATCGAGTGGCTACAAAAAGACTTTGGTCTTTACGTGGTCAACATGTTCGACACCCATCATGCTGCGCGCGGTCTAAACCTCGGCCGAAACTCCCTGGACCATCTCCTGAAAGTCTACTGCAATGAGAACGCTGATAAACGCTACCAGCTGGCAGACTGGAGGATACG ACCGCTGCCGACTGAGATGTTGAAGTACGCTCAGGCTGACACTCACTATCTGCTGTACGTGTACGACCGCGTCCGTGCTGACCTCTACGATGCAGGCAACGGCCAGCCCACCCTCGTCCAGCAGGTCTGGGACAGAAGCAGAGACCTCTCGCTCAAG AAATACGTGAAGCCTATTTTTACGGAGGACTTGTACTTAGAGCTGTACCGCAAGCAGAAGAAGAACTTCAACACACAGCAGATGGCGGCCTTCAGACTGCTGTACGGCTGGAGAGATAAACTGGCCCGAGAGGAAGATGAGAGCACGGG ATATGTCTTGCCAAACCACATGATGATGAAGATCGCTGAAGTACTTCCCAA GGAGCCTCAGGGCATCATCGCCTGCTGTAACCCCACTCCACCGCTGGTGCGGCAGCAGATCAACGAGCTTCACCGGCTCGTCAAACAGGCTCGAGAGACTCCGCTCCTCAAG GCTGAGGAGAAGAAGAAATCGATGACCCCTAAAAGAAAG CCACAGACCACTTTATTCGGACCGCATGACACCTCCCGCTCGTCTGAAAGCGATTTCTTAGACCTCTCTTCTTTTG AAACTCCAACCAAACCGGGAGTTTTGTTTTCAGAGGAGGATGAAAGCGTGAACCAAGAGGAAGAATCCTCGCACGGCCTGATAGCTTCAGCAAAAATCAGCCTCTTTGAG GAGGACGCAGCAGCAGCTCCAGCTCATCTGACTGTGGCACAACAGAAAGCTCACAGCATCATGGAGTCGTTCGAGAACCCCTTCAGAATG TATTTACCATCAAAGGACATTCACATTTCCAAGAATGCCAAGTACGACCCTTCTTCAAAGATTTAtgag attcacAACCGCTGGAAGTTACAGAGTATTGAGCAGCAGCAGAAGGAGGCGGAGGAGAAACGACAGGCTAAAGAACAGGCCAAGAAAGCTCGAG ATGAACGAAAGAAAGCCAAACTGAGCTACCAGGAGTCTGTGCAAAACGTTCCCACTGTCCGGCAGCAAGCAGCG AAAGCAAAGCAAACTggacagaaaagagagagagctgccAGCGATGCTGCTGAAGAGAGTCTTAAACCAAAGATTAAAGTCTCAAAGACTGAAAGTGACACGTCGGTGGCCGAGCAGTCGACAAAACctgctcagaaaaaaaagaaacagaaaaaagttcAAGAGCCTCAACTTCCTGAAGAAGACTTTAAACCTTTTGACTACAGCCggtcaaattttaaaatatttgatg GCAAAACGAAGAAGAGTTCACAGTTTGAtccaaacagacagacacatggaCCCAAGCAGAAG AAAAAAGgacagaagaaaaacactgtGGGAGGCAGGAGCATGTCTTATGTGCCTACCACATCTGACAg AGGGTTTCGCCACAACTGGCCCAAGAGATAA
- the exosc10 gene encoding exosome component 10 isoform X2: protein MAASSSSASAVKQSDHSSQSEETEEEAEFCPGFKDVDAFVKHGLGAVVSATKASAALPAAGDEFDLYRSFPAFQQFCASQGDQLLHCMSQIMQHHGCRSHMRDRNRLTGLEDRFDLVVDANDAILEKVGILLDEASGVSSTQQPVMPAGYQPPKIVVSSWNRKGGESREKTFHLLHAKNIQRPQLKFKDKVNNSNTPFVSKIFIKPNAVKPLPSYFTNKHIRKERPEDLDVPAALADFIHQQRTKEHVDDMFSHPYQYELNHLVMPESLKCKPDVQLYKPLAESTCQFINTLDDLVALNEKLAKTSEFAVDLEHHSYRSFLGITCLMQISTREEDFIIDTLELRSEMYILNETFTDPAIVKVFHGADSDIEWLQKDFGLYVVNMFDTHHAARGLNLGRNSLDHLLKVYCNENADKRYQLADWRIRPLPTEMLKYAQADTHYLLYVYDRVRADLYDAGNGQPTLVQQVWDRSRDLSLKKYVKPIFTEDLYLELYRKQKKNFNTQQMAAFRLLYGWRDKLAREEDESTGYVLPNHMMMKIAEVLPKEPQGIIACCNPTPPLVRQQINELHRLVKQARETPLLKAEEKKKSMTPKRKPQTTLFGPHDTSRSSESDFLDLSSFETPTKPGVLFSEEDESVNQEEESSHGLIASAKISLFEDAAAAPAHLTVAQQKAHSIMESFENPFRMYLPSKDIHISKNAKYDPSSKIYEIHNRWKLQSIEQQQKEAEEKRQAKEQAKKARDERKKAKLSYQESVQNVPTVRQQAAKAKQTGQKRERAASDAAEESLKPKIKVSKTESDTSVAEQSTKPAQKKKKQKKVQEPQLPEEDFKPFDYSRSNFKIFDGKTKKSSQFDPNRQTHGPKQKKKGQKKNTVGGRSMSYVPTTSDRGFRHNWPKR from the exons ATGGCTGCCTCCTCGAGCAGCGCGTCCGCTGTTAAACAGAGCGACCATTCTTCACAGTCCGAGGAAACGGAGGAAGAAGCCGAGTTTTGCCCGGGTTTTAAGGATGTCGACGCTTTTGTCAAG cacgGTCTGGGAGCGGTGGTCTCTGCCACGAAGGCGTCCGCAGCTCTTCCGGCGGCCGGGGATGAGTTTGATCTGTACCGCAGCTTCCCTGCCTTCCAGCAGTTCTGCGCTTCACAGGGAGACCAGCTCCTCCACTG TATGAGCCAGATCATGCAGCATCATGGCTGTAGGTCTCACATGAGAGACAGGAACAGACTGACTGGACTGGAGGACAGGTTTGACCTGGTGGTGGACGCAAACGATGCCATCCTTGAGAAAGTG GGCATTCTCCTGGACGAGGCCTCCGGTGTGAGCTCCACCCAGCAGCCGGTGATGCCTGCAGGATATCAGCCGCCGAAGATCGTCGTGTCCAGCTGGAATCGCAAG GGAGGAGAGAGCAGGGAGAAGACCTTTCACCTCCTACATGCTAAAAACATTCAGCGGCCGCAGCTCAAGTTCAAGGACAAAGTGAATAACAGCAACACTCCGTTTGTCTCCAAAATCTTCATCAAACCCAATGCAGTCAAACCTCTGCCATCAT ATTTCACCAACAAACACATTCGTAAGGAGAGACCGGAGGATTTGGATGTTCCTGCTGCGCTGGCTGATTTCATCCATCAGCAGAGAACGAAAGAGCACGTGGACGACAT GTTCTCTCACCCCTATCAGTATGAACTGAATCACCTGGTGATGCCGGAGAGTCTGAAGTGTAAACCCGACGTCCAG CTGTATAAACCTCTTGCCGAGTCCACCTGTCAGTTTATCAACACTTTAGATGACCTGGTTGCTTTGAATGAGAAGTTAGCGAAGACGTCGGAGTTCGCTGTGGACCTGGAG CATCACTCCTACAGGAGCTTTCTGGGAATCACGTGTCTGATGCAGATATCAACACGAGAGGAGGATTTCATCATAGACACGCTGGAACTGCGCAGTGAAATGTACATCTTAAACGAGACCTTCACTGACCCTGCCATTGTGAAG GTGTTTCACGGCGCTGACTCGGACATCGAGTGGCTACAAAAAGACTTTGGTCTTTACGTGGTCAACATGTTCGACACCCATCATGCTGCGCGCGGTCTAAACCTCGGCCGAAACTCCCTGGACCATCTCCTGAAAGTCTACTGCAATGAGAACGCTGATAAACGCTACCAGCTGGCAGACTGGAGGATACG ACCGCTGCCGACTGAGATGTTGAAGTACGCTCAGGCTGACACTCACTATCTGCTGTACGTGTACGACCGCGTCCGTGCTGACCTCTACGATGCAGGCAACGGCCAGCCCACCCTCGTCCAGCAGGTCTGGGACAGAAGCAGAGACCTCTCGCTCAAG AAATACGTGAAGCCTATTTTTACGGAGGACTTGTACTTAGAGCTGTACCGCAAGCAGAAGAAGAACTTCAACACACAGCAGATGGCGGCCTTCAGACTGCTGTACGGCTGGAGAGATAAACTGGCCCGAGAGGAAGATGAGAGCACGGG ATATGTCTTGCCAAACCACATGATGATGAAGATCGCTGAAGTACTTCCCAA GGAGCCTCAGGGCATCATCGCCTGCTGTAACCCCACTCCACCGCTGGTGCGGCAGCAGATCAACGAGCTTCACCGGCTCGTCAAACAGGCTCGAGAGACTCCGCTCCTCAAG GCTGAGGAGAAGAAGAAATCGATGACCCCTAAAAGAAAG CCACAGACCACTTTATTCGGACCGCATGACACCTCCCGCTCGTCTGAAAGCGATTTCTTAGACCTCTCTTCTTTTG AAACTCCAACCAAACCGGGAGTTTTGTTTTCAGAGGAGGATGAAAGCGTGAACCAAGAGGAAGAATCCTCGCACGGCCTGATAGCTTCAGCAAAAATCAGCCTCTTTGAG GACGCAGCAGCAGCTCCAGCTCATCTGACTGTGGCACAACAGAAAGCTCACAGCATCATGGAGTCGTTCGAGAACCCCTTCAGAATG TATTTACCATCAAAGGACATTCACATTTCCAAGAATGCCAAGTACGACCCTTCTTCAAAGATTTAtgag attcacAACCGCTGGAAGTTACAGAGTATTGAGCAGCAGCAGAAGGAGGCGGAGGAGAAACGACAGGCTAAAGAACAGGCCAAGAAAGCTCGAG ATGAACGAAAGAAAGCCAAACTGAGCTACCAGGAGTCTGTGCAAAACGTTCCCACTGTCCGGCAGCAAGCAGCG AAAGCAAAGCAAACTggacagaaaagagagagagctgccAGCGATGCTGCTGAAGAGAGTCTTAAACCAAAGATTAAAGTCTCAAAGACTGAAAGTGACACGTCGGTGGCCGAGCAGTCGACAAAACctgctcagaaaaaaaagaaacagaaaaaagttcAAGAGCCTCAACTTCCTGAAGAAGACTTTAAACCTTTTGACTACAGCCggtcaaattttaaaatatttgatg GCAAAACGAAGAAGAGTTCACAGTTTGAtccaaacagacagacacatggaCCCAAGCAGAAG AAAAAAGgacagaagaaaaacactgtGGGAGGCAGGAGCATGTCTTATGTGCCTACCACATCTGACAg AGGGTTTCGCCACAACTGGCCCAAGAGATAA